A region from the Brevinematia bacterium genome encodes:
- a CDS encoding M23 family metallopeptidase has protein sequence MKKFFVKLQEKVGPVWYEVRRWLKIKSSEIQKWGHEKLTIMLVPHSEKKVVTIHISNFALLFVLVILTVIVITSVIAVSNRKMTDQKVVRLEKQNEIKDQYINNFKNNANLLKDRFASFRSDVNRIFSLTTSQTFSESINYPYSLEEKEEKSRNSVDEVIYTRPREIDELYRLRKEIEMYKVQMQKFATFVENSRKVIAYIPSIWPVKDGGGTVTSTFGHRRDPFMNFAKFHSGIDIAHWPGTPVIATADGVVSFAGWSGGYGKVVKITHKYGFTTVYGHLMAVYVSEGQYVRKGEVIGAIGMSGRATGYHLHYEVRIGTEFVDPRPYLAIRLF, from the coding sequence ATGAAAAAGTTTTTTGTGAAGCTTCAGGAAAAAGTTGGCCCTGTGTGGTATGAAGTTAGAAGATGGTTGAAGATAAAAAGTTCGGAAATTCAAAAGTGGGGACACGAGAAGCTGACGATAATGCTTGTGCCACATTCTGAAAAAAAAGTTGTCACCATTCATATTTCAAATTTTGCTTTGCTTTTTGTGCTTGTGATTCTAACAGTCATAGTAATAACATCGGTAATAGCAGTATCAAATAGGAAAATGACTGATCAGAAGGTAGTAAGACTGGAGAAACAGAATGAGATAAAGGATCAGTATATAAACAATTTCAAGAACAACGCTAATTTGCTCAAAGATAGGTTTGCTAGTTTTAGGTCTGATGTCAATAGAATATTCTCCCTGACAACGTCACAGACTTTCAGTGAGAGCATAAACTATCCTTATAGTTTGGAGGAGAAGGAAGAGAAGTCAAGAAACTCTGTTGATGAGGTGATATATACCAGGCCTAGGGAGATAGATGAATTGTATAGACTGAGGAAGGAGATAGAGATGTATAAGGTTCAGATGCAAAAGTTTGCAACATTTGTGGAAAATTCGCGAAAGGTTATAGCTTATATACCTTCCATATGGCCTGTTAAGGATGGTGGTGGGACTGTGACTTCAACATTTGGGCATAGGAGAGATCCATTTATGAATTTTGCTAAATTCCATTCAGGAATTGATATAGCACATTGGCCTGGAACGCCAGTGATTGCTACGGCAGATGGAGTTGTGTCTTTTGCTGGCTGGTCTGGGGGTTATGGCAAAGTTGTAAAGATAACACATAAATACGGATTTACAACTGTCTATGGACATTTAATGGCTGTGTATGTTTCAGAGGGACAGTATGTTAGGAAGGGGGAAGTTATAGGTGCTATAGGAATGTCGGGTAGAGCTACAGGATACCATCTGCATTATGAGGTAAGAATCGGCACAGAGTTTGTAGATCCAAGACCATATCTTGCTATCAGGCTTTTCTGA
- a CDS encoding DegT/DnrJ/EryC1/StrS family aminotransferase, with amino-acid sequence MKIPFYKPPVSVWDYIEVFKTLRTGWLTTGKRNKEFSLLLARYIGVSENNIRLVSSCTAGLHLVFDAFGLKGYDVLIPAITFISPVEMALLSGAKPVIVDVEDEYITISPNDCERRITKRTKAIVPTYYGGNPYDIDSILSFAKSYNLIVIEDSAHAFGSEYGGIRVGNTEKMGVDASVFSFYSTKTLQTGEGGAISTHNDQVLEKISKTYLHGMDKNAWRRYQENIPLYDITEVGFKYNFPDILASIGIAQLKIFEKAQRERLRVWNTYQEILSNIEGIRLPKVRPLSTHSLHLFVIRLRLEMWKVDRNEFISLLAERGIGTSVHFTPVYRFSKYRELLGSKFSDYPVAEKVFREIVSLPIYPGLSNRHLEYICSTITDIWKKYRR; translated from the coding sequence ATGAAGATTCCTTTTTACAAGCCTCCCGTAAGCGTGTGGGACTATATTGAGGTGTTCAAAACTCTCAGAACGGGATGGCTTACAACCGGAAAGAGAAACAAAGAGTTTTCTCTCCTTCTAGCTAGATACATAGGAGTTAGCGAGAATAATATAAGATTAGTTTCTTCTTGCACTGCAGGGCTACACCTGGTTTTTGACGCTTTCGGACTAAAAGGTTATGATGTTCTAATTCCTGCAATAACATTTATATCACCAGTGGAAATGGCCTTACTTTCAGGAGCAAAGCCTGTTATAGTGGATGTTGAGGATGAGTATATCACAATCTCACCCAATGACTGCGAGAGAAGAATAACAAAAAGAACTAAAGCTATAGTCCCCACCTATTATGGTGGAAATCCTTATGACATTGATAGTATATTATCTTTCGCTAAATCTTATAATTTGATAGTTATTGAGGATTCCGCACATGCCTTTGGAAGCGAATATGGTGGAATTAGGGTAGGTAATACCGAAAAAATGGGAGTAGATGCAAGTGTATTCAGTTTTTACTCTACAAAAACACTTCAAACAGGAGAAGGAGGAGCAATATCTACCCACAATGACCAAGTGCTTGAGAAAATATCTAAAACATATCTTCACGGAATGGATAAAAATGCCTGGAGAAGGTACCAAGAGAATATACCTCTGTACGATATAACTGAAGTTGGGTTTAAATACAACTTTCCGGACATTCTAGCTTCAATAGGAATAGCTCAGCTTAAAATCTTTGAGAAAGCCCAGAGGGAAAGACTGAGAGTGTGGAATACCTATCAGGAAATTTTAAGTAATATTGAAGGTATCAGGCTACCAAAAGTTAGACCTTTATCTACCCATTCCTTGCACCTTTTTGTGATAAGACTTAGGCTAGAAATGTGGAAAGTGGATAGGAACGAATTTATATCTCTTCTTGCTGAGCGTGGCATAGGCACAAGTGTTCACTTTACACCAGTTTATAGATTCTCAAAATACAGAGAGTTACTGGGGTCAAAGTTTTCAGATTATCCGGTAGCAGAAAAGGTTTTTAGAGAAATAGTATCTTTACCAATCTACCCAGGACTCTCAAATAGACACCTTGAGTATATATGTTCCACAATAACAGATATCTGGAAAAAATACCGAAGGTAA